A window of Gallaecimonas kandeliae genomic DNA:
GACAAGGTCTGGGGTCTCCTTAGGGACTGCTGGAGATATAACATAGATAACAATAACTTGCTGTAGGTCTCTCGGCTAGATCATCACCAGGCTAGTCATTTTTTAACCAGAAAAGCCCCGACTGTCATGGTGTTGCCCCGCGGCCTTTGTTATGGTGCGCCGCGCAAAAGGTATCCAAAGGAGTGGATCATGCGCAAAACCCTCGTCATCGCCGCCCTGGCCCTGGCCGGCTGTGCCCAGGCACCGGTCAAACCCAGGCCCCAGTTCGACGTGGTGGTCACCCAGGCCAGGCTGGAGCCCCAGCCGGTCAAGTCGCCCAGCCTGCAACAGGTGCGTCGCCTGGTGGTGGCGGACCTGTCACCCCGCATCGAGAACCCCCAACCCGGCGCCCGCCGCCTCTACCAGAGCCTGATCAGGGAAACGGCGGCCCTGGTGGCCAAGGACAAGCATTACCAGTGGGTGACGCCGGAGCGCTTCGCCTACCAGTTCGACCTTTTGGCCCCGGCCAAGCTGCCCCAGGGCCAGGCCCTGGACCAGCTGCTGGCCGACACCGCCCACCGGCTGGGGGCCGATGGGGTGCTGGTGGTGGAACTGCATGACAGGCGTGGTGGCGGCGGTTACCTGCCGCCCCAGGGGGCCGAGGTCACCGCCAGCCTGAGGTTGATGCACCAGGGCCGGGACCTCTGGCAGCAAAAAGAAGCCCTGGCCTGGGTGGACGCCGACCTCGGCCTGGCCCTGGTGGACCAGGCCAGCCTCGACAGCGAGGTCAGGGGCTTCATGGCGCCCCTGGTCCAGGCCCTCAAGGAAGACTACAGGCCGGCAAGCCGCCTCTGAGGCCTCAGCCCACCTGGCTTTGAAGGTCCAGACGCTCGGCCAGCACCAGCCGCAGGCTGTCGCCCAGGGCCAGTTTGCCGACGCCCTTGGGGGTGCCGGTCAGCACCAGGTCGCCGGGCTTGAGGCTGAAGTGCTGGCTGATGTAGCTCAGCAGGCCGGGGATGGGGGTGATCATGTCGCTGCTGGCGCCGTCCTGGCGCAGCTCGCCGTTCTGGTAGAGCTGGAAACGCAGGGCGTCCAAAGCGCCGACCTCGGCTACAGGCACCAGGGGCGAGACGGGGCAGCTGCCGTCGAAGGCCTTGGCCAGCTCCCAGGGCTGGCCCTTGGCCTTGAGCTCGTTCTGCAGCTCCCGCAAGGTAAGATCCAGGGCCAGTCCTATGCCGGCGATGGCAGCGCTGGCCTGCGCCTCGCTGGCCTTGGTCAGGGGCTCGCCCAGCAGCACCGCCAGCTCACACTCGAAATGCACCTCGCCCCTGTCCGCCGGCAGGCTGAAGCCGGCCTCCAGGTCCACCAGGGCGGTGCTGGGTTTCATGAACAGCAGCGGTTTTTCGGGCACGGCGTTGCCCAACTCCTTGGCATGCTCTGCATAGTTACGGCCGACACAGACCACCTTGGTGGTGGCCCAGGGCAGGGGCTCACCGGATCGCCAGCGCAAGATCATGGGGATTCTCCGATTGGGGGGTGCCGCTGTTGTAGCAGGGGCAAGGTCACAAGGGAAGGGGCTGGGGGAGACGGCCAAACTTCCTCCCCCTTTGCTTACTTGAGGGTCAGCTCCCGCATCCGGTATTCGCCGGTGATGGTGCGGACATCCGGGTAGGTCTTGGCGATGGCGTTGGACTTCTTCTCCCTTTCCTCACCCCATTTCTGCATGAATTTCATGTACTTTTCCTTGTTGGGTTCGAGGTCGGCCGCCTTGTCGTAGTAGATCACCAGGGCCAGGTTGAAGTTGCCGCTGAGCGGCAGGTCGCTGATGTAGATCTTGAAATCCTTGATGTAGCCCATTTCCTTGGCGACCTTGTTGGCGGCAACCCAGGAGTCCCGCAGGCCTTCGAGGTAGACGTCCATCATGTTGGGATCCACCTTGACGGTGGTCACGGACGACACCGCATCGGAAACGTCATAATCCTTGTAGGGTTCCAACCTGGCCTGGGCCAAGCCAGCCCAGCCGGCCAGCACCAGGGCCAGCACCAGGGTCTTGAGCATTTTCATGGTTTTTCTCCCGTTGTGGCTCCCCCATGGAGCCCTGCAAGTATAGTGATCAAGATCACATTCATCGGCGCCATGGCGGCCGTCTGCCGGGGAGGGCTATGCTAAGGCGGATAACAACCATCATAAGAGCTTGCCCATGACCGCCATCCCGCACGGCCTCGAGGCCTGGGTTGAACGCATCAGCGAAAAAGAACTGCCCGCCATGACCGCCACGGTGCGGGCGCTGGAGCAGTTGGAAAAGAGCGATACCGCCTCCCTGGCCAGCCTGGGCCGCAGCGTCCTGCACGACCACGGCCTCACCACCCGCATCCTCAAGGTGGTCAACAGCGCCATCTACCGCCGCGGCCAAGCCCAGATCACCACCGTCAGCCGCGCCTCCGTGATCCTCGGCTACGACGCCCTCAAGCACATCTGCATCACCGCCACCATGATCGACGGCCTGCTGCGCAACCGCGACCTCAGCCCGGCCGTGCACGAACGGCTTATCGAGCTGATGGCCGGCTCACTGCACGCCGCCATGCTGGCCCGCATGCTGATGGCCGGTTACGACGAGGACACCCGGGAGGAGATCTACATCGCCGCCCTGCTGCAGAACCTGGGGGAGATCGCCTTTTGGAGCTCGGGAGGCCCGGCGACGGAGACCCTGGACGCGCGCCTGCGAGCAGGGGCGCAGCCCAAGGCGGCGGTGCAGGAGCTGCTGGGCACCAGCTTCGACAACCTGGGCGCCTCCCTGGCCCGCACCTGGAACATGGGCGATCTGCTGATCCGGGCCATCACCGACCCCTTGAGGCGCAGCCCTGAGATGCGCTGCGTGGCCCTGGCCAAGGGCTTCAGCCAGGCCCTGGCCAAGGGCGACCAGGGCGCCGTCCAGAAAGGTCTCAACGACATGGCCGCCTTCATGAAGGTGGAGCCCGACATCGCCAAGGCCAGGATCCAGGCCTGCACCCAGGCCACGGCGGAACTGGCCAGCTGCTACGGCGTCGGTGAGGTGGCACAGAAGCTCTTCCCCCAGGGCGGTTGGGATCCGGAAGAAGCACCTTCGTTGTTCCACGAACCGGACGAGGGCCTGCAGCTCAAGATG
This region includes:
- a CDS encoding HDOD domain-containing protein; translated protein: MTAIPHGLEAWVERISEKELPAMTATVRALEQLEKSDTASLASLGRSVLHDHGLTTRILKVVNSAIYRRGQAQITTVSRASVILGYDALKHICITATMIDGLLRNRDLSPAVHERLIELMAGSLHAAMLARMLMAGYDEDTREEIYIAALLQNLGEIAFWSSGGPATETLDARLRAGAQPKAAVQELLGTSFDNLGASLARTWNMGDLLIRAITDPLRRSPEMRCVALAKGFSQALAKGDQGAVQKGLNDMAAFMKVEPDIAKARIQACTQATAELASCYGVGEVAQKLFPQGGWDPEEAPSLFHEPDEGLQLKMLREMMTLVGEKADINLLIHTTLEGLLRAVGMDRVMVLMPSPSFDRLNPRFFASTDQKPLRELLSLPLGGTDLFSKTFKDKEFLWVENLKDPAWAARLPRELATVNKGAPFFLAPLAVDHKCLGLFYADRAHSGRPLGREDFDAFSHFVRQASLCLNLLLRP
- a CDS encoding fumarylacetoacetate hydrolase family protein encodes the protein MILRWRSGEPLPWATTKVVCVGRNYAEHAKELGNAVPEKPLLFMKPSTALVDLEAGFSLPADRGEVHFECELAVLLGEPLTKASEAQASAAIAGIGLALDLTLRELQNELKAKGQPWELAKAFDGSCPVSPLVPVAEVGALDALRFQLYQNGELRQDGASSDMITPIPGLLSYISQHFSLKPGDLVLTGTPKGVGKLALGDSLRLVLAERLDLQSQVG